The segment GTTCCGGACAGAACGACACCGTCGCCGCGGAGGAGGCACCGGGCAACACGAGGGCGAGCGCGAGCAGGATCAGAGGAAGACGCATGCAGGTGGGAGCTTCGTGATTTCTCATGAGGGGCCTCGGAGGAGTGCCCTGCGTGGCCTTGTGGCCCGGCGCAGGTGGACAACGAGGCGTCACCAAGCACCGACTGTGCCAGCAGCCAACACGCGCTCGCTCTCCGTCGTCTCCAGGGACAGATGTCCTGTCTCTGTTGCAGCCCAGGCGACAAAACCCGCCTCGCCTGTGACCGCGCTGGTTACAAGTCGGCAGCGCGGCTTCTCCACCGCCTGGCGTACTGCTCGGCCGGCTCCCGCCCGCGGCCCTCCTCGGCCCCTCTGACACCATCACAGCATGCCGGTCCTCCGCATCGAAGTTCGGACCAATCGCTTATGGCAAAATCCATTCCGTTGCGCTAGCAACGAGTTGCCGGGAGGTCGCCACGAGGCAGCGATCCCGGAGATGCGTTCACCAAGGGGTTTCCATGTTTCCAAGAAGCGTCGTACTTGCGGCGGGATGTATTGCATTGACGTTCGGGTGCTCCGGACAACCCGATGAGACGCAGGAGATCGTCGGCAATCTGGTCAAGGCGGGGTTCCCTGCCAATGACATCATGATCGTCGACGGGAAGGTCTACGTCGGGCGGGACGCCGAGGTGTCCCTGGCCGCGTCGCGCGAGATGCTCGGAACCGGCGACACCACCTAGGAGCAATACCGCACCAACAACCTCATCAGCACGTCGCTGTCGAAGATCTGCATCAACGGCTCGACGTTCACCGGCGCGTTCAGCACGGCGCTCGATCTGGCCATCCAGAACTACGACGAGCTGCCACTCACCTTCGCCATGGCGCGCACGCCGAGCACCGGCTGCAGCTTCACCATCAACGCGGTGCTCCAGCCGGGCATGGTGGGAGGATCCGCCGGTTTCCCGTCGGGCGGGCTGCCGTACTCGACGATCAACATCGGTGCCGGACTCGCCTCGTACAGCGTCGACGTCATCGAGCACGTCATCACGCACGAGCTCGGCCACACCATCGGGTTCCGCCACACGGACTACTACAACCGCAGCATCAGCTGCGGCTCCGGCGGTAACGAGGGCGACGCTGGCGTCGGCGCCATTCACATCCCGGGCACGCCGACCAGGGCGAACGTCGGCGGCTCGCTCATGAACTCCTGCTTCCGTTCTGTCGAGACAGGCGAGTTCGCCTCCAGCGACATTACCGCGCTGAAGGCGTTGTACCTCGCGCAGAACAGCGCCTGGCAGTCGGCACCTCAGTTCACTCCGCCCTTCCATCTCTCCTCGGACACCGTGGGCGACCTGGGTGGCCGCTTCGTCGACCTCAACGGCGATGGCCGGGCCGATTTCGCCTACTACCGCTGGATTGACGGGTCCAACCAGCAAGCGGGGGCCTACCTCAACACCGCTGGCACTGGAGCGTTTGTCACGAGCAGAGCTGGCGGACGTGAAGCCAGCGGGAGGGGTGAGCGCGATGGTGGAGCACCTGGGCTTGCCCCCGGCAGGTGCGAGCCTGACCCCGGCGCGAGCGCCACCCCAGGGCGCCTGGTGTTGAGGCTTACGCGGCCACAGCCCAGAGACCTGGTGCCCCTGCCGCGCCCCTCATGAGAGGCAGGCCTGGACAGGCATGCCCAAGGAGGCTGCCTGGCCTCTCCACCGGCCCGGCGCACAGCTCGGCCGGCTCCCGTCCGCGGCCCTCCTCCGCCCCTCTGCACCAGCCCTCCCCCTCAACACGTCCTCTATCCTGCCTATACGTCACGTCAGCCGTGGCAGCCTGATGCGCAGCCCACGCCGCGTTGTTGTCGATGACAGCCTGCGGAGGGAGCTCGGCGACCTGCCGCACCCGGACCTCTGCGCCCAGCGCCTCCGCCTCGTCCCTGAT is part of the Cystobacter fuscus DSM 2262 genome and harbors:
- a CDS encoding M57 family metalloprotease yields the protein MNGSTFTGAFSTALDLAIQNYDELPLTFAMARTPSTGCSFTINAVLQPGMVGGSAGFPSGGLPYSTINIGAGLASYSVDVIEHVITHELGHTIGFRHTDYYNRSISCGSGGNEGDAGVGAIHIPGTPTRANVGGSLMNSCFRSVETGEFASSDITALKALYLAQNSAWQSAPQFTPPFHLSSDTVGDLGGRFVDLNGDGRADFAYYRWIDGSNQQAGAYLNTAGTGAFVTSRAGGREASGRGERDGGAPGLAPGRCEPDPGASATPGRLVLRLTRPQPRDLVPLPRPS
- a CDS encoding flavodoxin domain-containing protein; translated protein: MYHPGQGDTSPHMLTDEGTMEATKIAIIYYSSTGTGTNIAKEIRDEAEALGAEVRVRQVAELPPQAVIDNNAAWAAHQAATADVTYRQDRGRVEGEGWCRGAEEGRGREPAELCAGPVERPGSLLGHACPGLPLMRGAAGAPGLWAVAA